Proteins co-encoded in one Ensifer sp. PDNC004 genomic window:
- a CDS encoding ABC transporter substrate-binding protein, producing MKRILPILLGTTLGLLAATSAFAIERGGAMTFARYDDSTVIDPVYADRNPDLWMVNGLYETLLRNGPDGSIVPGLAEGHEVSADGKTITLTLRNGLKFSDGSDLTGADVVFSLDRARNAELGPWAGLLGAVDKVTTDGNKITVSLKNPDPTIISILATFNTGIMPKAAFEKAAGATDQEKARAFFSSGPVTSGPFVMKSHVQGSSMSFERNPNYWRQGEDGKPLPYLDRVEFLVIPDDATRILKLQAGEVDAAEFIPFARVGELGADPNLKMELFPSTRIVYAPINTRETTKDGSKNPLADAKVRQALNYATDKSVLIKLVTFDTGKPMTSLMSAATQLHYGPEPLYPYDPEKAKQLLAEAGLSGGFEVKLTTLAGSADDATLFTALQQMWAPLGVNLKVEQVDNPTRGEKNRSGDFDIHTYGWANDVNDPAQVTGWLGYYKQRQAVGTGWNNQEFNTLFEASNVETDPAKRKDEYKRMQEIYAAEAPLLFLFETPFAVAVSKSIEGYVQTPLGANDFSEAWRAD from the coding sequence ATGAAACGTATATTGCCTATTCTGCTCGGCACGACGCTGGGTCTGCTTGCGGCCACCTCGGCCTTTGCGATCGAGCGCGGCGGCGCAATGACCTTCGCGCGCTACGACGACTCGACCGTCATCGATCCCGTTTACGCCGACCGCAATCCCGATCTCTGGATGGTCAACGGTCTCTACGAGACGCTGCTGCGCAACGGTCCTGACGGTTCGATCGTGCCGGGTCTCGCCGAGGGTCACGAGGTTTCGGCCGACGGCAAGACCATCACCCTTACTCTCAGAAACGGGCTCAAGTTCTCTGACGGCTCAGACCTGACCGGCGCGGACGTCGTCTTCTCGCTCGACCGGGCGCGCAATGCCGAACTCGGCCCCTGGGCCGGGCTGCTCGGCGCGGTCGACAAGGTCACGACCGATGGCAACAAGATCACCGTGTCGCTGAAGAACCCCGACCCGACGATCATCTCGATCCTTGCGACTTTCAACACCGGTATCATGCCGAAGGCGGCCTTCGAAAAGGCGGCAGGTGCCACCGACCAGGAAAAGGCGCGGGCCTTCTTCTCGTCCGGTCCGGTGACATCTGGCCCCTTCGTGATGAAGAGCCATGTGCAGGGCTCGAGCATGAGCTTCGAGCGCAACCCGAACTACTGGCGCCAGGGCGAAGACGGCAAGCCGCTGCCCTATCTCGACCGAGTGGAATTCCTCGTCATTCCTGACGATGCGACCCGTATCCTCAAGCTGCAGGCCGGCGAGGTCGATGCCGCCGAGTTCATTCCGTTTGCCCGCGTCGGCGAACTCGGTGCCGATCCGAACCTGAAGATGGAGCTCTTCCCCTCGACCCGCATCGTCTACGCGCCTATCAACACGCGCGAGACGACGAAGGACGGATCGAAGAACCCGCTTGCCGACGCCAAGGTGCGCCAGGCGCTGAACTATGCGACCGACAAGAGCGTGCTGATCAAGCTCGTGACCTTCGATACGGGTAAGCCGATGACCTCGCTGATGTCGGCGGCGACGCAGCTTCACTATGGCCCCGAGCCGCTCTATCCCTATGATCCGGAAAAGGCCAAGCAGCTGCTGGCGGAAGCCGGTCTCAGCGGCGGCTTCGAGGTGAAGCTTACCACGCTTGCAGGCAGCGCCGACGATGCGACGCTGTTTACCGCACTCCAGCAGATGTGGGCGCCGCTCGGTGTCAACCTCAAGGTCGAGCAGGTCGACAACCCGACCCGCGGCGAGAAGAACCGGTCCGGCGACTTCGACATCCATACCTACGGTTGGGCGAACGACGTCAACGATCCGGCGCAGGTGACCGGCTGGCTCGGCTACTACAAGCAGCGCCAGGCCGTCGGCACCGGCTGGAACAACCAGGAATTCAACACGCTGTTTGAAGCCTCCAACGTCGAGACCGATCCGGCCAAGCGCAAGGACGAATACAAGCGCATGCAGGAGATCTACGCGGCGGAAGCGCCGCTGCTCTTCCTGTTCGAAACGCCCTTTGCCGTCGCCGTGTCGAAGTCGATCGAAGGCTACGTCCAGACGCCGCTCGGCGCCAACGACTTCTCTGAAGCCTGGCGCGCCGACTGA
- a CDS encoding helix-turn-helix domain-containing protein, with amino-acid sequence MPLKIEEAPEAHEGASLPEASTPASLGQMLRARRKEIGKTMKDVAREAGLTEGFISQIERGISTPSLISLYNVANALGTSVDTFLSQPPQHSHSMVSHAGERPGYNVETKERVYELIERGFPGAALNGCITHMPPGYASELTSHEGEDFLYLIEGEMLYQIDGKDYLLKAGDTLHFPASLPHRARNVGAGPARELWVGTTRIIKED; translated from the coding sequence ATGCCCCTGAAGATCGAAGAGGCGCCCGAAGCCCATGAAGGCGCCTCCCTCCCCGAAGCCTCGACACCCGCCTCGCTCGGGCAAATGCTCAGAGCCCGCCGCAAGGAAATCGGCAAGACCATGAAGGACGTGGCGCGCGAGGCCGGGCTGACGGAGGGCTTCATCAGCCAGATCGAGCGCGGCATTTCCACCCCGTCGCTGATCTCGCTTTACAACGTCGCCAACGCGCTCGGCACCAGCGTCGATACCTTCCTGTCGCAGCCGCCGCAGCATTCGCATTCGATGGTGTCGCATGCCGGCGAACGCCCCGGCTACAATGTCGAAACGAAAGAACGCGTCTACGAACTGATCGAGCGCGGCTTTCCGGGCGCTGCGCTCAATGGCTGCATCACCCATATGCCGCCGGGCTATGCGTCGGAACTGACCAGCCACGAGGGCGAGGATTTCCTCTACCTGATCGAGGGCGAGATGCTCTACCAGATCGACGGCAAGGACTATCTCTTAAAGGCCGGCGACACGCTGCACTTCCCCGCCTCGCTGCCCCACCGCGCCCGCAATGTCGGCGCGGGACCGGCCCGCGAACTCTGGGTCGGCACAACCCGGATCATCAAGGAAGACTGA
- a CDS encoding proline racemase family protein codes for MRSNKVVHIVSCHAEGEVGDVIVGGVAPPPGNTLWEQRRFIAEDQTLRNFVLNEPRGGVFRHINLLVPPKDPRATMGFIIMEPEDTPPMSGSNSICVSTVLLDSGIVPMQEPETRMVLEAPGGLVNVVAECRNGKAERITVTNVPSFADKLDAKLEVEGLGTLTVDTAYGGDSFVITDARALGFSVTPDEARELAETGIKITRAANEQLGFTHPENPEWAHISFCQLTLPVEEKDGVLHGRNTVVIQPAKLDRSPTGTGCSARMAVLHARGLMKVGQRFNGHSIIDSTFNCRIVGETTVGGRPAIVPEISGRAWITGTHQVMLDPADPWPAGYRLADTWPRKQ; via the coding sequence ATGCGCAGCAACAAGGTCGTTCACATCGTTTCTTGCCACGCGGAGGGGGAAGTCGGCGACGTCATCGTCGGCGGCGTCGCGCCGCCGCCCGGAAACACGCTCTGGGAACAGCGCCGCTTCATTGCCGAAGATCAGACGCTGCGCAATTTCGTGCTCAACGAGCCGCGCGGCGGCGTCTTCCGCCACATCAACCTGCTTGTGCCGCCGAAGGACCCGCGCGCGACGATGGGCTTCATCATCATGGAGCCCGAAGATACCCCACCGATGTCGGGGTCCAACTCGATCTGCGTTTCGACCGTCCTGCTCGACAGCGGCATCGTGCCGATGCAGGAGCCGGAAACGCGCATGGTGCTGGAAGCGCCGGGCGGGTTGGTCAACGTCGTTGCCGAGTGCCGTAACGGCAAAGCCGAGCGCATCACCGTCACCAACGTGCCGTCCTTTGCCGACAAGCTGGACGCCAAGCTCGAGGTTGAGGGTCTGGGCACGTTGACCGTCGATACCGCCTACGGCGGCGATAGCTTCGTCATCACCGACGCCCGCGCTCTTGGTTTCTCGGTGACGCCGGACGAGGCGCGCGAACTTGCCGAAACCGGCATCAAGATCACCCGCGCGGCCAACGAACAGCTCGGCTTCACCCATCCGGAAAATCCGGAATGGGCTCACATTTCCTTCTGCCAGCTGACGCTGCCGGTCGAGGAAAAGGACGGCGTTCTGCATGGTCGCAACACGGTCGTCATCCAGCCGGCCAAGCTCGACCGCTCGCCGACCGGTACCGGCTGCTCGGCGCGCATGGCGGTGCTGCACGCGCGCGGGCTGATGAAGGTCGGCCAGCGCTTCAACGGTCACTCGATCATCGATTCGACCTTCAATTGCCGCATCGTCGGCGAAACCACCGTCGGCGGACGCCCGGCGATCGTGCCCGAAATCTCCGGCCGTGCCTGGATCACCGGCACCCACCAAGTGATGCTCGACCCGGCCGATCCGTGGCCGGCCGGCTACCGTCTCGCCGATACCTGGCCGCGAAAGCAGTAA
- a CDS encoding GntR family transcriptional regulator — MKLDAVDVRQAASAADIVYEALRKAIIEGDLAEGENLRQDHIAQMFNTSRIPVREALSRLEQHGLITTERYKGAVVAGLSIEEIEEIFEFRALIEAEVIRLAIPNLDRRTLDLARQHCEEFEREENSDRWGEINRNFHYSLYEAARRPYYLQIVRASLDRIDRYLRAQLTLTSGVARARREHKAILDACIARDAERASALTRDHILDAGRSLTVFLRDQRG, encoded by the coding sequence ATGAAACTCGACGCCGTCGATGTCAGGCAAGCCGCCTCCGCCGCCGATATCGTCTATGAGGCCCTGCGCAAGGCGATCATCGAAGGTGACCTCGCCGAGGGCGAGAACCTGCGTCAGGACCACATCGCCCAGATGTTCAACACCAGCCGCATTCCAGTGCGCGAGGCGCTTTCGCGGCTGGAGCAGCATGGGCTGATCACCACGGAGCGCTACAAGGGTGCCGTCGTCGCCGGCCTCTCGATCGAGGAAATCGAGGAGATCTTCGAGTTCCGCGCGCTCATCGAGGCGGAGGTCATTCGGCTTGCGATACCCAATCTCGACCGCCGCACACTCGATCTTGCACGCCAGCATTGCGAGGAGTTCGAGCGGGAGGAAAATTCCGACCGCTGGGGCGAAATCAACCGCAATTTCCACTACAGCCTCTACGAGGCAGCCCGTCGCCCCTATTACCTGCAGATTGTCCGCGCCTCGCTCGATCGCATCGACCGTTACCTGCGGGCGCAGCTGACGCTGACCTCGGGCGTTGCGCGCGCGCGCCGCGAACACAAGGCGATACTGGATGCCTGCATTGCGCGCGACGCGGAGCGAGCCAGCGCCTTGACGCGTGACCATATCCTCGACGCCGGTCGCTCGCTGACCGTCTTCCTGAGAGACCAACGAGGCTAG
- a CDS encoding alpha-2-macroglobulin family protein translates to MRAFFGLSTLFLSLVTAGVPAVAQESGRQIEITKDGDYFGFDLRTEQNVSLDECQQTCIADQSCRAFTYNPKVKWCFLKSDYNQLNTFPGAIAGKVVQPQATQADIGAPPRLNFLSDQLLQDARNTKANLALADDQQGMGVNTLIDMARGQAGMGNIENALRAFQGALAINPDDGELWLEAARTANRITNNSSVSIQAAIAAINGYELTRTTESRAHALAVMAKSLEGAENFRAALNAYKASLELVKAKSVEAAYLDLKQRKGFRVVEHTIDSDAATPRACVQFSEQLLKSGADYASFVTVNGAAPKALEAKGDQICIEGLSHGERYKLTVRSGLPSTVDEVLEAPVTLDIYVADRAQMVRFTGDSFVLPSTARRGIPLVSVNTDSAKLKLYRVGDRSIAQVLQSSQFLTQLDGYSAQRIEDEIGELVWQGSIDIERDVNKEVVTSFPVDEALPQRKPGVYVLTAAPTTGVSQEWDARATQWFVVSDIGISTYAGTDGLNVFVRSLATAEPIEGVELQLVAKNNEILGTAVSDDDGRVTFTAGLIRGTAGLTPAVITAKKGEDDYVFLDMSRAGFDLSDRGVTGRAAPGAIDILAWTERGIYRAGETVHAAALARDVDGMAIENLPLTFVFLRPDGVEYRRMTSAGGKLGGHTLELDTQANAMRGTWTMQIFTDPKSPAIGEKQFLVDDFVPDRTEFDLTSDAKEIAVGETASVAVDGRYLYGAPAAGLELEGEVTIKPTRENAAFKGYSFGLADEEASEDTRLPLEELSSLDEEGKSSFDVLIDEVPSTTQLLNATVTVRMREAGGRAVERSLKLPVRAEGPMLGIKPEFEGELAENSVGKFRIIAVDPAGAKLAMPGVLWKLISVERNYHWYRDGSAWKYEPVVTTKQVANGSVDLTEDGGDISVPVGWGRYRLEVETAAVDGPTSSLEFDAGWYVAATSTETPDGLEIALDKEKYAVGDTAKLKVSPRFAGELLVTVGTENLITTQTASIAAEGGEVELPVTDAWGAGAYVTATLYRPGDAQESRMPMRAIGIKWLSVDPADRALAVTLGAPEKMEPRQPLDISLQVAGAGANEEAYVTIAAVDVGILNLTRYEPPNPESWYFGQRQLGLEIRDLYGRLIDGSLGATGKLRTGGDGGQVALQGSPPTEKLVAFFEGPVQLDGDGKATVSFDIPQFNGTARLMAVAWTKSGVGHATRDVVIRDPVVVTASLPRFLAPGDRSDLRLDIANTDAPAGDYQIHVTTSGQATVEQPGTGSTVTLDQGGRSSITLPVVGQYPGSGVVTVALTGANGLSLEQSLDLLVRPATLPVTERRVVSIAPGSSLTVDGQLLADSILQGASVNLSVTRSAAFDMPALLMTLDRYPYGCTEQTTSRALPLLYLSELAKQSGLADDEGVTKRVQEAIYRVLSNQSSSGSFGLWGPGYGDLWLDAYVTDFLTRAREQKYDVPEAAMVQALENLQNGVSYDTNAKDRGNEIAYALYVLARNRKAAINDLRYYANTLINDFPTPLAKAHIAAALSLYGDAQGAQDTFANAANMSTGLVNVSLSRSDYGSSLREGAAVLALAAESRPVPPIVPELSKMVAREWEQKTYTSTQEQAWMLLAARAIQNGDEDMALDVNGASKTGSYAAQMTGDALITHPVVIRNQGADPVSAVVTTVAAPAQPLSAGGDGFTIERTYYTLDGAEANVMEVRQNERYVVVLKVTEANDWPSRVLVTDLLPAGFQIDNPSLVDSAQLSNFEWLGEITATHTEFRNDRFVAALDRSIGSGREVTLAYVVRAVTPGTYDHPAATVEDMYRPQLSARTATGRMEVLAAQ, encoded by the coding sequence GTGCGCGCGTTTTTCGGCCTTTCCACCCTTTTCCTGTCGCTTGTGACCGCCGGCGTCCCCGCCGTTGCCCAGGAGAGTGGACGGCAGATCGAGATCACCAAGGACGGCGACTATTTCGGTTTCGACCTCAGGACCGAACAGAACGTCTCGCTCGACGAATGCCAGCAGACATGCATCGCGGACCAGTCCTGCCGCGCGTTCACCTACAATCCCAAGGTCAAGTGGTGCTTCCTCAAGTCCGATTATAACCAGCTCAACACTTTCCCCGGCGCGATTGCCGGCAAGGTCGTGCAGCCGCAGGCCACACAAGCCGATATCGGCGCACCGCCGCGCCTGAATTTCCTGTCGGATCAGCTGCTGCAGGACGCCCGCAACACCAAGGCCAATCTGGCGCTCGCCGACGACCAACAGGGCATGGGCGTGAATACGCTCATCGACATGGCGCGCGGTCAGGCCGGCATGGGCAATATCGAGAATGCGTTGAGGGCCTTCCAGGGCGCGCTGGCGATCAATCCGGATGACGGCGAACTCTGGCTGGAGGCGGCGCGCACCGCGAACCGCATCACCAACAATTCAAGCGTATCGATCCAGGCGGCCATCGCCGCGATCAACGGCTATGAACTCACCCGCACCACCGAGAGCCGGGCGCATGCACTCGCCGTCATGGCGAAATCGCTGGAAGGCGCCGAGAATTTCCGCGCCGCATTGAACGCCTACAAGGCGAGCCTCGAATTGGTGAAGGCGAAATCGGTCGAGGCGGCCTATCTCGACCTCAAGCAGCGCAAGGGCTTCCGCGTCGTCGAACATACGATCGATTCCGACGCTGCGACGCCGCGCGCCTGCGTGCAGTTCTCCGAGCAGCTTCTAAAGAGCGGCGCCGACTATGCCTCGTTCGTCACCGTCAATGGCGCTGCGCCAAAGGCGCTTGAGGCCAAGGGCGACCAGATCTGCATCGAGGGCCTTTCGCATGGCGAACGCTACAAGCTGACCGTTCGCAGCGGCCTGCCCTCCACCGTCGACGAAGTGCTCGAAGCGCCCGTGACCCTCGACATCTATGTCGCTGACCGTGCGCAGATGGTGCGCTTCACCGGCGACAGCTTCGTGCTGCCGTCGACCGCGCGCCGCGGCATCCCGCTCGTCTCCGTCAACACCGACAGCGCCAAGCTGAAACTCTACCGCGTTGGCGACCGCAGCATCGCCCAGGTGCTGCAGAGCTCGCAGTTCCTGACGCAGCTCGATGGCTACAGCGCCCAGCGCATCGAGGATGAGATCGGCGAACTCGTCTGGCAGGGCTCGATCGATATCGAGCGTGACGTCAACAAGGAGGTTGTCACCAGCTTCCCGGTCGACGAGGCGCTGCCCCAGCGCAAACCCGGCGTCTATGTGCTCACCGCCGCGCCGACAACCGGCGTCAGCCAGGAATGGGACGCGCGCGCGACACAGTGGTTCGTCGTTTCCGATATCGGCATCTCCACCTATGCCGGCACCGACGGGTTGAACGTCTTCGTGCGTTCGCTTGCCACAGCCGAGCCGATCGAAGGCGTAGAACTGCAGCTCGTCGCCAAGAACAACGAGATCCTCGGCACGGCCGTGAGCGATGACGACGGCCGCGTCACCTTCACCGCCGGCCTGATCCGTGGCACGGCCGGCCTGACGCCTGCGGTGATCACGGCCAAGAAGGGCGAAGACGATTACGTCTTCCTCGACATGAGCCGCGCCGGCTTCGACCTTTCCGACCGCGGCGTCACCGGACGCGCGGCGCCCGGCGCCATCGACATTCTCGCCTGGACCGAACGCGGCATCTACCGCGCCGGCGAAACCGTGCATGCGGCAGCGCTTGCCCGTGACGTCGACGGCATGGCGATCGAAAACCTGCCGCTCACCTTCGTCTTCCTCCGCCCGGATGGTGTCGAATACCGCCGCATGACCAGCGCCGGCGGCAAGCTTGGAGGCCATACACTCGAACTCGACACCCAGGCAAACGCCATGCGCGGCACCTGGACGATGCAGATCTTCACCGATCCGAAGTCGCCTGCGATCGGCGAGAAGCAGTTCCTCGTGGATGACTTCGTGCCGGATCGCACCGAATTCGACCTCACCAGCGACGCCAAGGAAATCGCTGTCGGCGAGACGGCGAGTGTGGCGGTCGACGGGCGCTATCTCTATGGCGCGCCGGCTGCCGGGCTCGAACTCGAAGGCGAAGTGACGATCAAGCCGACGCGCGAAAATGCCGCCTTCAAGGGCTACTCGTTCGGACTTGCCGACGAAGAGGCAAGCGAAGACACGCGCCTGCCGCTCGAAGAGCTTTCGTCGCTCGACGAGGAAGGCAAATCCAGCTTCGACGTCCTCATCGACGAAGTCCCCTCGACCACGCAGTTGCTTAATGCCACGGTGACCGTCCGCATGCGCGAAGCCGGTGGCCGCGCCGTCGAGCGCTCGCTGAAACTGCCGGTGCGCGCCGAAGGCCCAATGCTCGGCATCAAGCCGGAATTCGAAGGCGAACTGGCTGAGAACTCGGTCGGCAAGTTCCGCATCATCGCCGTCGATCCGGCCGGTGCCAAGCTCGCCATGCCCGGGGTCCTCTGGAAGCTGATCAGCGTCGAGCGGAACTATCACTGGTACCGCGACGGCAGCGCCTGGAAGTACGAACCCGTCGTCACCACCAAGCAGGTGGCCAACGGCAGCGTCGATCTGACGGAAGACGGCGGCGACATCTCCGTGCCCGTTGGTTGGGGGCGGTATCGCCTGGAAGTCGAGACGGCCGCGGTCGATGGCCCGACCTCGAGCCTCGAATTCGACGCCGGCTGGTACGTTGCCGCCACCTCGACGGAAACGCCTGACGGCTTGGAAATCGCGCTCGACAAGGAGAAATACGCAGTCGGCGACACGGCCAAGCTCAAGGTCTCGCCGCGTTTTGCCGGTGAGCTGCTGGTGACCGTCGGTACCGAGAACCTGATCACGACGCAGACGGCATCGATTGCCGCGGAGGGCGGCGAAGTCGAGCTGCCGGTCACCGACGCCTGGGGCGCCGGGGCGTATGTCACGGCCACGCTCTATCGGCCAGGCGACGCCCAGGAAAGCCGCATGCCGATGCGCGCCATCGGCATCAAGTGGCTTTCGGTCGATCCGGCCGATCGCGCACTTGCCGTCACGCTCGGTGCGCCCGAGAAGATGGAGCCGCGCCAGCCGCTCGATATCAGCCTTCAGGTCGCCGGTGCCGGCGCCAATGAAGAAGCCTATGTGACGATCGCCGCCGTCGACGTCGGCATCCTCAACCTCACCCGCTACGAGCCGCCGAACCCCGAATCCTGGTATTTCGGACAGCGCCAACTCGGCCTTGAAATCCGCGACCTCTACGGCCGCCTGATTGACGGCTCGCTTGGCGCGACCGGAAAACTGCGCACCGGCGGCGACGGCGGCCAGGTGGCACTTCAGGGCAGCCCGCCCACGGAAAAGCTGGTCGCCTTCTTCGAAGGGCCGGTTCAGCTCGACGGCGACGGCAAGGCAACGGTTAGCTTCGACATTCCGCAGTTCAACGGTACGGCGCGGCTGATGGCCGTCGCCTGGACGAAATCCGGTGTAGGCCACGCCACGCGCGACGTGGTGATCCGCGATCCGGTCGTCGTCACAGCCAGCCTGCCGCGGTTCCTGGCACCCGGAGACCGGTCGGACCTGAGACTCGATATCGCCAACACCGACGCACCAGCCGGCGACTACCAGATCCATGTGACGACCAGCGGCCAGGCGACCGTCGAGCAACCGGGCACGGGCAGCACCGTCACTCTGGACCAGGGCGGCCGCTCCTCGATCACCTTGCCGGTGGTCGGGCAATATCCCGGCAGCGGCGTCGTCACAGTGGCACTGACCGGCGCCAACGGCCTTTCGCTCGAGCAGTCGCTCGACCTGCTCGTGCGTCCGGCAACCCTGCCGGTGACTGAGCGGCGGGTGGTATCGATCGCGCCGGGAAGCAGCCTGACGGTCGACGGGCAGTTGCTCGCCGACAGCATCCTGCAGGGCGCCTCGGTCAACCTCAGCGTCACCCGCTCCGCCGCCTTCGACATGCCGGCGCTGCTGATGACGCTCGACCGCTATCCCTACGGCTGCACGGAGCAGACGACCAGCCGCGCGCTGCCGCTGCTCTACCTGAGCGAACTCGCCAAGCAGTCCGGGCTTGCCGACGACGAGGGCGTGACCAAGCGGGTGCAGGAGGCGATCTATCGTGTGCTCTCCAACCAGTCTTCGTCGGGAAGCTTCGGCCTTTGGGGGCCGGGCTACGGCGACCTGTGGCTCGACGCCTATGTCACCGATTTCTTGACTCGGGCCCGCGAGCAGAAATACGACGTGCCGGAGGCCGCGATGGTTCAGGCGCTCGAAAACCTGCAGAACGGCGTCAGTTACGACACCAATGCCAAGGATCGCGGCAACGAGATCGCCTATGCGCTCTACGTGCTTGCCCGCAATCGCAAGGCGGCGATCAACGATCTTCGCTATTACGCCAACACGCTGATCAACGACTTCCCGACGCCGCTCGCCAAGGCCCATATCGCCGCAGCGCTTTCGCTGTATGGCGATGCTCAAGGGGCGCAGGACACGTTTGCCAACGCGGCGAACATGTCGACGGGTCTCGTCAATGTCAGCCTGTCGCGCTCCGACTACGGCTCGTCGCTGCGTGAGGGCGCGGCGGTGCTGGCGCTCGCAGCCGAAAGCCGACCGGTCCCGCCGATCGTTCCGGAGCTGTCGAAAATGGTCGCCCGCGAATGGGAACAGAAGACCTATACCAGCACCCAGGAACAGGCCTGGATGCTGCTTGCCGCCCGCGCCATCCAGAATGGCGACGAGGACATGGCGCTCGACGTCAACGGCGCATCGAAGACCGGCAGCTATGCCGCCCAGATGACGGGCGACGCGCTCATCACCCATCCGGTGGTGATCCGCAACCAGGGGGCAGATCCGGTCTCGGCCGTGGTCACCACGGTGGCCGCCCCAGCCCAACCGCTTTCGGCCGGCGGTGACGGCTTCACCATCGAGCGCACCTACTACACGCTCGACGGTGCCGAGGCGAACGTCATGGAAGTGCGGCAGAACGAACGCTACGTCGTCGTGCTGAAGGTCACGGAAGCCAACGACTGGCCGTCGCGCGTGCTGGTTACCGACCTTCTGCCGGCCGGTTTCCAGATCGACAATCCGAGCCTCGTCGACAGCGCACAGCTCAGCAATTTCGAGTGGCTCGGTGAAATCACCGCGACCCACACGGAATTCCGCAACGACCGCTTCGTCGCAGCACTCGACCGCAGCATCGGATCCGGCCGCGAAGTTACGCTCGCCTATGTCGTGCGCGCGGTAACACCGGGCACCTACGATCATCCGGCCGCAACCGTCGAGGACATGTACCGGCCGCAGCTTTCGGCCCGCACAGCGACCGGGCGCATGGAGGTGCTGGCGGCGCAATAG